A genome region from Labrus mixtus chromosome 9, fLabMix1.1, whole genome shotgun sequence includes the following:
- the LOC132980076 gene encoding alpha-2-macroglobulin-like, which produces MGRPGVQMLTWTLFVYLSWMCVDQAVAGPQFMVTIPAVIEAGAETPFCASLLKPNETLVMTVTLRSLQQNVTLMEETSSQEFHTCIKFMAPLVQNEVRMLEVEVRGATFYSKEVRKVMIKAYQPSTFVQTDKPIYLPGQTVNFRVVSLDSKLRPVNRLYTVIEIEDSASNRVGQWLQKESNGTILQLSYSLNSEAREGTYNVIVSIGDEKILHNFKVEKYVLPRFEVKVEAPGEVSIGQEDIKVEVCAKYTYGQPVPGNVKIEMHRPLSRYYTRNYQATPDNPDGLPEITAPSYMEIKQADKAGCATFLIKMSTFTKLDQKVLQDSLHLKASVEEEGTGIAHDSQKRLDISYVIGKVFFMDTPKIYDKGSDVEGKVKAVTYDNTPIPDMKVHLFEGERWSSRLLQNLTTDSEGVAAFTISTAEFKQDIQLVVSSKPSVRYDGHRSPYYQTGEHTLTSVKPFAPETKTISSLEVQKKDQPLACDTEEEIFIRFVVVGEAQGSADVMYLVLSRGVIVWQGFKQVEVQDRSVTEGEMSFKFRVSPEMSPDVQVVAYSVLPSETVIAHSSDFSTEKCFSHKVSLEFSPSSAVPGEENTLKLTAQPDSLCGVSAIDQSVLIKEPGKTLDAEKIFNLLPVRKSTHIPYSAEDALECLTVRSKRSFLPYRPRRAEDDAYNVFQNVGLKMVTNLFIRTPSCLTYRGEEYHRGHRGYGDFLSLIYHTCSLNLSSFGIIMALSSSSDFPSNKESSVIETVRSFFPETWIWDLVEVGESGTKDVPLTVPDTITTWETEAYCLSPQGFGLAPRKELTVFQPFFLELSLPYSIIRGENFELKATVFNYLPSCIMVTVTPAPSLDYTLTPLSGDQYTSCLCGNERKTLSWIMDPTALGVVNVSVTAEAVASHTSCDNEIVSVPERGRVDVVTKSLIVKAEGTEVIKTHNWLLCPKDETLTEEVEISLPENVIDGSARALVSVLGDILGRALKNLDGLLQMPYGCGEQNMALLAPNIYILQYLKNTQQLTPAIMEKAGNFLTSGYQRQLNYKHEGGAYSTFGSGSGNTWLTAFVLRSFAKAQSFVFIDPKKIAESKSWLVSKQQEHGCFQKSGKLFNNRMKGGVSDEVTLSAYITAAFLEMNSSSNDPVVKSSLSCLRESISDLSNTYATALLAYVFTLAGDMETRAHLLRHLDTVAIQKGGYLHWSQTAADTSSSLSVEISSYVLLAKLGVSSPTAEDLGYSTRIVRWLTTKQNYYGGFSSTQDTVVALQALALYSTLVFSPRGSSMVAVQSPSMQLFFDVNQDNKLLYQEQVLKGVAGKYSLQVKGSACASAQISLHYNIPTPTDVSTLMVDVQPEADCASNRRRLSLKFKSLYSGEENTTNMVILDIKMLSGFVPDPESLKKLKRALLVDRVEEKKDHVMVYFKELQKDIPINHELGLIQELPVQNLKPAVVKIYDYYQPSDQVETQYIYPCIAA; this is translated from the exons ATGGGTCGTCCTGGGGTTCAGATGTTAACATGGACACTGTTTGTCTACCTGAGTTGGATGTGTGTGGATCAAGCAGTGGCAGGGCC GCAGTTCATGGTCACCATTCCTGCAGTCATTGAAGCCGGAGCTGAAACGCCGTTCTGTGCGAGCCTCTTGAAGCCCAACGAGACTCTGGTCATGACCGTCACTCTGAGGTCCCTGCAGCAGAATGTGACTCTCATGGAGGAAACATCCAGTCAGGAGTTTCACACCTGCATTAAGTTCATG GCTCCTTTAGTACAAAATGAAGTCCGGATGTTGGAGGTGGAGGTCCGAGGGGCAACGTTTTACTCAAAAGAAGTCCGAAAAGTTATGATCAAAGCCTACCAGCCAAGCACATTCGTCCAAACAGATAAACCGATCTACCTCCCAGGACAAACAG TGAATTTCAGAGTCGTTTCACTGGACAGCAAATTGAGACCTGTCAATCGCTTG TACACTGTCATTGAAATTGAG GATTCAGCCAGCAACAGGGTTGGACAGTGGTTACAAAAAGAATCCAATGGGACAATATTGCAGCTTTCTTACTCCTTGAACTCTGAGGCCCGCGAAGGAACCTACAATGTCATTGTGTCGATTGGTGATGAGAAGATTTTGCATAACTTTAAGGTGGAGAAATACG TTTTGCCGAGATTTGAGGTAAAAGTAGAAGCACCAGGTGAAGTTAGTATCGGGCAAGAAGACATCAAAGTTGAAGTTTGTGCAAA GTATACATACGGGCAGCCTGTACCAGGAAATGTTAAAATTGAGATGCACCGACCTCTCAGTCGCTATTATACAAGGAACTATCAAGCTACCCCTGATAATCCAGATGGCCTCCCTGAGATAACTGCCCCATCTTACATGGAGATAAAACAG GCAGATAAGGCCGGCTGCGCAACTTTTCTCATCAAGATGTCAACTTTCACAAAACTTGACCAAAAAGTTCTGCAAGATTCACTGCATCTCAAGGCCAGCGTGGAGGAGGAAGGAACAG GTATTGCACATGATAGTCAGAAGAGACTTGATATATCCTACGTTATCGGAAAGGTTTTCTTCATGGACACACCCAAGATTTACGACAAAGGATCAGATGTGGAGGGAAAA GTCAAAGCTGTTACTTACGACAACACGCCCATTCCTGACATGAAGGTGCACCTGTTTGAGGGAGAGAGGTGGTCATCCCGTCTGCTGCAGAATCTCACAACTGACAGTGAGGGTGTCGCAGCTTTCACAATAAGCACAGCTGAGTTTAAACAAGACATCCAGCTTGTC GTAAGCAGCAAACCCTCAGTGAGGTACGACGGGCATCGATCTCCTTACTACCAAACCGGAGAGCACACACTGACCTCGGTCAAACCTTTTGCTCCAGAAACTAAAACAATCAGCTCCCTGGAGGTGCAGAAGAAGGATCAACCACTTGCCTgtgacacagaagaagaaatcttcATCCGTTTCGTTGTAGTCGGGGAAGCACAGGGCTCTGCAGATGTGATGTATCTG GTCTTATCCCGAGGAGTCATTGTATGGCAAGGATTCAAACAGGTTGAAGTCCAAGATAGATCAG tGACTGAGGGCGAGATGTCCTTTAAGTTCAGAGTGTCCCCTGAGATGTCCCCAGACGTCCAGGTTGTGGCTTACTCTGTCCTCCCCAGTGAGACGGTGATCGCGCACAGTTCTGACTTCTCCACTGAGAAATGCTTCAGTCACAAG gTGTCGCTGGAGTTTTCTCCATCCTCAGCTGTCCCAGGAGAAGAAAACACCCTAAAGTTGACAGCCCAGCCGGACTCTCTGTGTGGTGTGAGCGCTATCGACCAGAGCGTCCTCATCAAGGAGCCCGGGAAAACTCTGGACGCAGAAAAG ATATTTAATTTGTTGCCAGTCAGAAAATCTACCCATATTCCATACTCAGCTGAAGATGCTTTAGAGTGCCTGACAGTGAGATCAAAAAGATCCTTTCTGCCGTACCGCCCACGGCGTGCTGAAGATGATGCTTACAACGTTTTCCAG AATGTTGGGCTGAAGATGGTAACCAATTTGTTTATTCGGACACCATCATGCCTCACCTATAGAGGAGAAGAATACCACCGGGGCCACCGGGGCTATGGTGactttttatctttaatttatCATACTTGCTCGTTGAATTTGTCATCGTTtggtatt ATTATGGCCTTGTCTAGTTCATCTGATTTTCCAAGCAATAAGGAGTCTTCAGTTATAGAGACAGTCCGCAGTTTTTTCCCTGAGACTTGGATCTGGGACCTTGTGGAAGTTGG AGAGTCTGGGACAAAGGATGTGCCCCTCACTGTTCCTGACACCATCACCACCTGGGAGACGGAGGCTTATTGTTTGTCCCCTCAGGGTTTCGGTTTAGCTCCTCGTAAAGAGCTCACTGTCTTCCAGCCTTTCTTCCTGGAGCTCAGCCTGCCTTACTCCATCATCCGAGGCGAGAACTTTGAGCTGAAGGCGACCGTCTTCAACTACCTGCCCAGCTGCATCATG GTCACTGTGACTCCAGCCCCCTCCTTGGATTACACCCTCACCCCCCTCTCTGGTGACCAGTACACATCCTGTTTGTGTGGCAATGAGCGCAAGACCCTCAGCTGGATCATGGATCCCACAGCTTTAG GGGTTGTGAACGTGTCTGTGACCGCCGAGGCTGTGGCGTCTCACACTTCATGTGACAATGAGATAGTGAGCGTGCCAGAGAGAGGTCGCGTCGACGTGGTCACAAAATCCCTCATTGTAAAG GCTGAAGGAACCGAGGTGATCAAGACCCACAACTGGCTGCTCTGTCCCAAAG ATGAGACTTTGACAGAGGAAGTAGAGATATCGCTCCCTGAGAATGTGATTGATGGATCTGCCCGTGCTCTTGTTTCAGTCCTGG GTGACATCCTGGGCCGAGCTCTGAAGAACCTGGACGGTCTGCTGCAGATGCCGTATGGATGCGGCGAGCAGAACATGGCGCTTCTGGCCCCGAACATCTACATCCTCCAATACCTGAAGAACACGCAGCAGCTGACCCCGGCCATCATGGAGAAGGCGGGCAACTTCCTGACCAGTG GCTACCAGAGACAGCTGAACTACAAGCATGAGGGAGGAGCTTACAGCACATTTGGAAGCGGATCAGGGAACACTTG GCTGACGGCTTTCGTGCTGAGATCCTTCGCCAAAGCACAGTCTTTCGTCTTCATTGACCCAAAAAAGATTGCAGAGTCAAAGTCTTGGCTGGTGAGCAAACAACAGGAACATGGCTGTTTCCAAAAGTCGGGGAAACTCTTCAACAACAGAATGAag ggcGGCGTCTCTGATGAAGTGACTCTCAGTGCGTACATCACTGCTGCCTTCTTGGAGATGAACTCATCCAGTAAT GATCCTGTGGTGAAAAGCAGCCTGTCCTGCCTCAGGGAGTCCATCAGTGACCTCAGCAACACCTACGCCACCGCTCTGCTGGCGTACGTCTTCACCCTGGCAGGTGACATGGAGACCCGTGCTCACCTTCTGAGACACCTTGACACAGTTGCAATTCAAAAAG gaggTTACCTCCACTGGTCTCAGACAGCTGCAGACACCtcgtcctctctgtctgtggagATCAGCTCTTATGTGCTGCTGGCCAAACTCGGTGTCTCTTCTCCCACTGCTGAAGACCTGGGATACTCCACCCGCATCGTCAGATGGCTGACCACGAAGCAGAACTATTATGGAGGCTTCTCCTCCACACAG GACACAGTGGTGGCTCTGCAGGCTTTGGCTCTCTACTCCACCCTGGTGTTCAGTCCAAGAGGTTCCAGCATGGTTGCTGTCCAGtctcccagcatgcagctgttCTTTGACGTGAACCAGGACAACAAGCTGCTCTACCAGGAGCAGGTGCTGAAGGGCGTGGCTGGAAAGTACAGCCTGCAGGTGAAGGGATCGGCGTGTGCTTCAGCACAG ATTTCTCTTCACTACAACATCCCAACTCCTACTGATGTCAGCACGTTGATGGTGGACGTTCAACCAGAAGCT